The sequence AACCAATGCAAATCTGAACCATAGAACAAAAACCCAACCATATGACATTCCTAGTTGTGGCAGTGTTTTTAGGAATCCAGAACCACTAAAAGCAGGAAAGCTTATTGAAAATTTAGGTTTAAAAGGACACCGTATTGGTGGTGCAGAAATATCCAAACTTCATGCAAACTTCATAGTCAATAGAGGAGAAGCCACAGCTCAAGATATCTCTCAGCTAATTTCTTATATCCAAAAAACAGTGCAAGAAGCACATGGATTTTTACTTCATCCCGAAGTAAAACAACTCGGTTTTGATAAAAACACCTAATCTGCCTATTGGTCCACAAAAAACATGGCAGCATTCGGCCTTCCAAATTTCGGACAGTTAACAGAGGCTTTTCGCAAAGCCCAACAAATTCAGCAAGATGCACAAAAACTCCAAGAGGAACTAGAAGCGTTGGAATTAGAAGGCAATAGTAAAAACGGAAAGGTGAGTGTCTGGCTATCTGGCAATCAGGAACCAGTTCGCGTTCAAATAGAACCTTCTCTTCTTACGGAAGGTCAAGAAGCCACCGAACAAGCAATTCTTGAAGCATTGCAAGCAGCATATGAGAATTCCACTACAACCATGAAAACTAAAATGGAAGAGCTCACAGGAGGATTAAACCTCAACTTACCCGGCATGAATGATGAGAACTAATCATTTCCTCAAGTAATTTCCTATATTGACTATATCTTTCCCAGTTCTTATCAATTCCACACCCAGGCTCATCTCTATGCAAACAATCACGAAAGCGACAAATAGTCCCTTTCAATTGACATCGGAGTTCTGGAAATAAAGTTTGCAATTTAATAGGGGAAATTAATAAATTAGGCATACTAAAGCCTGGAGTATCAGCAATAAAAATATCTTTTTCTATAGCATAAAGTTGAACATTACGAGTGGTATTCCTCCCACGCTGCAATTTGACTGAAAGTTTACCAGTTACAATTGATTCGTTAGGCAAAAGATATTTCAGAAAGCTACTTTTACCTACTCCAGAAGGTCCACAAAGAACAGCCAGTTTAGTAGATTTAAGTTGACTTTTAAAAGTATCAAGACCTTGACCATTTTCTACAGAAACTGGTATTGCATTATACCCCCAACCTGTTATACGCATAATCAACTGATTAAGTTGAGCAGCATTGACTAAATCGCTCTTAGAAAGAATTAATCCAACACGCAAAGAACTTTTTTCAGCAGTCAACAAAAAACTACTAGCCTGCTCAAAATCTAATAAAGGATTTTTGACTGAAAGAAATACAAAAACATCGGTAACATTCGCTACTGCAGGCCTACTTAAAAAACTTTCTCTAGGCTCTAAACTACTAATAACAGCTCTATGCGAACTCCAATCAATTGACTCAACAAAAACAATATCTCCAACATAAATAGTATCGCCATGATGGGTTAAACGTCTACGCAGTGTACAAAGTAAACGAATATTCTGATCAAGAATCAAGCCATCAACGGAAAAGGGTTGAAGTTTGGAGAAGTCAATCTCAACTATATAATAATTAGCCTTAATGGAAACTACAATACCCTTAAATTGAGTCAATTCATCTAGCGCCACAAATCACCAATAATCTTACCCATGTAGATTGCTTATGTAAAACTTCCACACAATGGCCTTCATTCTTAAGTCCAGCCATAACAATCTCTTCAGGTTCTCCAATATCTAGTAAAACTTCCAAACAATCTTTAGGTGATAAATCTTCAATAGCAAGTCTGCAGCGAACAAAATTTACAGGGCAAGGAGTGCCACGCAAATCAAGAACTGCTCTAGAGGCAGGAGCTGAAGGTATCATCCATTTTGTCCAAATAATCTCGAAAAAAGACCACTGTTATGATGATGATTTTGTGGGCCTTTAGCTGAATAATGTGCAGCCAACTTTTCTAACAATATCCGCTCTTCTTCTGAAAAACGTTTTGGCAAGGTAACATTAACAACAACAGATTGATTGCCTCTTGCAACAGGATTACCTAACTTTGGAATACCTTTATTTTCTAAAGTCAAAACCGAATTAGGCTGAGTACCTATAGGAATTTCTAAAGTTTCAGGACCATCAACAGTATCAACCTGAATTGTATCTCCAAGTATTGCTTGCAAGTAACTGATATTAACTTCAGTATGAATAGTTAATCCATCACGTCTCAACTTTGGATGGTTCTTAACTTTCAGAAAAACATAAAGATCACCTGAAGGACCTCCTCTAACTCCAGCATTTCCTTCACCAGAAACTCGCAAACGCGTGCCTGTATCAACTCCTGCAGGAATATTAATACGCAACTTTTTCCTTACTTGTTTAACACCTTGACCACCACAAGCACCACATGGATCTGCAATAACCTGGCCAGTTCCAGAACAACCAGGACATTCTGCTACCTGCGTAAAGCTTCCAAAAGGTGTCCTTGTGGCTCTCCTGACCTGACCAGCACCTCCACAAGTACTGCAATTTGTAGGTCCGCTACCTGCTCTCGCTCCAGTCCCCCTGCAACTATCACAGGTTTCTAGATGAGGGATTTTTATCTCCCTTTCTTGGCCAAATACAGCTTGTTGAAATTCAATTGTCAAGTCATAGCGAAGATCATCACCTTGCTGAGGCCCTCTACGCTGTGAGCGAGCACCACTCGCGCCTGCACCACCAAAACCACTAAAAAAGGTCTCAAAAAGATCAGCAAATCCACCCATGTCGCCCATATCGGGCATCCCTCCTCCTCCTCCCAAACCAGCCTCTCCAAACTGGTCATAACGAGCACGTGTTTGTGGATCCCCAAGTACTTCATATGCACGGCCTATTTCTTTGAAACGATCTTCAGCTCCAGGGTCTTTATTGATGTCGGGATGATACTGACGTGCCAAACGGCGATAAGCACGTTTAAGAGTGTCGCCATCAGCATCCCTGCTGACACCTAATTGCTCGTAAAAATCTGCCATCAACCCATCAACCCCATTTCACCGTAAAGGCCAAACGCATCAATCATGACTCCTCAGCCTGAGAGTCCTCGTCCAAACTAGTCGGAACTTCTTTGGAAGTCTCAACAGATGGATCAGGCTTTTCATCTTGTGGGCCTGGACCCATAGAAACCTTTACCAAAGCATGCCTCAAAACCCTTCCATTTAGGTGATAACCGCGCTGTAACTCCTCAACGACTATGTCTTCCGAATGCTCATCACTGGGCTCCCTAAGAACAGCTTCATGAAGAGTGGGATCAAACAATTGACCAACCACCCTCATTGGAGCAACTCCTAATTGCTTTAGAACATCTACAAGCTGCTTATAAAGACCTTGATAACTTCTATGAAGAGCCTGTGCTTCTTCCCCTTGTGGATCAAGTTGCTGTCTAGCTCTATCAAAATTATCAACCACAGGGAGGATTGCACTCAAAGTGCTACAAGTGAGCTGCAATCGAAGGTCATCCTGATCACGACTTTGACGCTTCCGAAAATTATCAAAATCTGCTGCAATCCTGACGTACTGACTTCTAAGCGTGTCGTGCTCTTTCTCTAATTGCTGCAAACGTGCTTCGTTATCAGCTGGTTGACTCAGCTTTTCGTCAGAATTATCTGCATCAGCAGCGGAAGAGTCCTCTCCCAAGTCGTGAATGTTGTTGTGTTGTCCTTGTTCAGTCCCAATCTTCACATCAGAAGTATTTCCAGGCTCATCATCAGCATTCAAATGAATATCTGCCCCCTCTGAGGCTTCTGAGCCATGATTGGAAGATTCTTGAGAGGAGGCAGAGACTTCTTCACTCATGAAAGGCACTGTTACTCATTCTTATCAATACATCTTGAAGGGCAAAGTGGTTATCAGACAAGTTACGGAAGCCCGCACCTTCTTTCTATTTGAGTAATTAGACAAGCCGCAAATGATGGAAAATGGAAACAATCAAAATCTTTGATCTTCAAGCTTATTTGAAATCACATTACAATAAATTATAAAAAAGCGCAAAATATTATTTGATTAATAAAAAATTTAATTACAACAACTATTTGCAATAGCTCTACCTGCCAACCAACCACTAGTCCAACAATGTTGAAAATTAAAGCCACCAGTGACGCCATCTACATCTAATATTTCACCAGCAAAGTACAAACCTGGAAGCAAACGACTTTCCATGGTTGCAAAATTCACTTCTGCCAATTTTACACCTCCAGCAGTAACAAACTCTTCTCCATATGGGCCTCGTCCACAAACAGAATAATAATTGAATAGTAAATTATTACATAAGCGCTGTTGTTGCAAAGAAGAAACATCTGACCAACGAATATCTATGTTAATTCTTGATTGTTGCAAGAGAATTCGCCATAAGCGTGTTGGCAATTCTTTAAAAGGTTTAGCATTCGCCAAAGTGCTCCGAGCAGCCTTATATCGAAATTTCTTAAACAAATCATTTACAAAATCACTACTTTCATTTATCCAATTTACTTGCAATCTAGCTTTATAGGTGTCTTTGTTCAATTCGTGAGCAGCAAAAGCTGATAGTTTAAGAATTGCAGGGCCACTTAAACCCCAATGAGTAATCAAAACAGGTCCAGTTTGATAAAAAGATTTACCTCCAGATAATAATTTCAACCGAACGTTTTTTAAAGAAAGGCCTGAACAATTTTTCAGAAAATTTTCCTCTAATGATAATGAAAAAAGAGAAGGAACTGGCATAAAAACTGTATGGCCCAAGCAAGAAGCAATCTTTCGTCCACTTGGATGCCCACCAGTTGCAACTAAAACTCTTTGTGTTTCAAGAATCTGACTATCTTGAAGGTAAACAAGAAACCCTTTTTCAGGCAAATATTCAACTCTGATAACTGAACTTTTAGTAAAACAATTAACACCAGCTGCTACTGCAGCATTCCTTAAGCACGAAACCACTTCAAAAGAAGAATTTGATACAGGAAACATCCTGCCATCTTCTTCAGTAATTAATTCCAAGCCTTTTCTTTTAAACCAATCAACTACATCACCAGTCGCAAAACGACTAAAAGATCCCAATAAAGGCAAATGCCCCCGTGGATAATTAGTCACTAATTCATTAGGCTCCCAACACTCATGGGTCACATTGCACCTGCCACCTCCACTAATACGAACTTTCTCAAGTGTCTTTGCAGTGGATTCCAACACACACACTGAATCAAGGCCATTTTCAGCAGCTGTAATCGCACCCATAAAACCAGCAGGGCCGCCGCCAATAACAATCAAATCAATTTGATGGCTGGAAAGTAAGGGCAACTCCGTTATTGCAATAGCGTTTACCTGTGGGTCTTGGGCCGTCATTGAAGACATGTCCCTGATGTCCACCACAGCGAAGACAGTGATACTCCGTTCGTGGAACAATCAGTTTGTAATCTACTTTTGTAGCGATAGAATTCGGTAAAGAGTCCCAAAAACTTGGCCAACCAGTACCACTTTCAAATTTTGTAGAAGAAGAAAACAAAGGAGCATCACAACCTGCACAGAAAAAAGTCCCCACTCGTTTTTCATCATTCAGCAAACTCGAAAATGGTGGCTCAGTTCCTTCCTCACGAAGTACTTTGTACACAGGAGCCGAAAGACGCTTTCGCCAATCTGCATTGCTCAAAGACCAAGAAGCATCTCCTGCCTTCGATGCTGCCAAAGCATTGAAAGGTTTTAATAACAATCCAAAAATGCTGGTAAATAAACCCATCACAAAAAAACGTCGATTAACAAATAACAAAACACGCTTCATAAAAACGAAAAGTTCTATTCGTACTTTTCTAATCAAGAAATAGTCACCTATGAAGACAGAATAATGCGATGGTTAATAAATCCTCACTACTAAGTATCAAAGCACAACGCTTCAGCGTTGCTCCAATGCTCGACTGTACAGACAGTCACTTCAGAGTGCTCATGAGGCTCATCAGCAGAAAAGCATTTCTTTATACAGAAATGGTGGTAGCGAATGCTTTGCACCACACTAATCGTAGAGAACGGCTCCTAAATTTCAATCCAATCGAGCATCCACTAGCGCTTCAAATTGGTGGAGATGATCCAAAACTCTTATCTGAAGCAGCCCAACTTGGAGAAGCCTGGGGATATGACGAAATAAACTTCAATGTGGGATGTCCTAGTCAAAGAGTGCAAGCCGGGAATTTCGGTGCTTCTTTAATGGCCAATCCTGATCAAGTTGCACGTTGTGTTGAAGCAATGACTAAAGGAAGCAAAATTCCAGTGACTGTTAAACATCGAATAGGAATTGACAATTTAGATAGTGATGAATTATTAAAAAGATTTGTAAATAAAGTCGCATCTGCAGGTGCTACTAGATTTGTAGTTCATGCCAGAAAAGCATGGTTAAAAGGCTTAAATCCAAAGCAAAATCGAACAATTCCACCTCTTCAATATGACCGAGTTGTCAAACTCAAAAAGCAAAATCCTAATCTTGAAATTGAATTAAATGGTGGTTTAGATACACCAAATGACTGCTTAAAAGCATTAAAAATTTTTGACGGAGCAATGGTTGGCAGAGCAGCTTATGCTCACCCTTTACTGTGGAAAAAAATCGATGAAATTATCTATAAAGAGCCACCTCGATTCATAAATGCATCAGGAGTTATCCGAGCACTTATACCTCATACCCAAAGCCACCTAGATAAAGGAGGAAAACTTTGGGATGTTGCTAGACATATCTTGCAATTAGTTGAGGGCGTACCAGGTGCTCGCACTTGGAGGAGAGAGCTCGGCATTAAAGGCCAAAAAGCTAAAGCAGAAATCAATATTTTGGAAGAAGCTGCCCAACAACTAGAAGATGCTGGGCTTTAAAAATTTAACCTTCTGCTCCACCATAATCGGTATTTTCATCACCCGAAAAGTCATTGGCTCCAGGCGCAGTTCCCCTTCTCCTCCGACTACGTCCATCATCACGATCTGAAGAATCCGAATTAGAAGAACCTCCATAACTTCGATCCTCCCAACCCTTAGCACCTGAAGTGCGTTCTCCACTCCCTTGGCCACCTTGACCGCCGCCACCGTAGCCACCTTGGCCACCGCCGCCATAGCCACCGCCGCCGTAGCCACCTTGACCACCGCCGCCGTAGCCACCTTGACCACCGCCGCCGTAGCCACCTTGGCCACCGCCGCCGTAGCCACCTTGGCCACCGCCGCCGTAACCACCTTGACCACCGCCGCCATAGCCACCGCCGCCGTAGCCACCTTGACCACCGCCGCCGTAGCCACCTTGACCACCGCCGCCGTAGCCACCGCCGCCGTAACCACCTTGGCCACCACCGCCATAGCCACCTTGACCACCGCCGCCATAGCCGCCGCCGTAACCGCCGCCGCCGCCGTAGCCACCTCTTCTTGGTGCACTTCCTCGTGGTTCAGCCTTATTAATCCTGAGAGGACGACCCATCATCTCTGTACCTTGTAAGGCCTCTATGGCTGCAGCTTCAGCTGTCTCATCAGCCATCTCCACAAAAGCGAACCCTCTTTTTCGACCTGTGTCTCGTTCTAGAGGGAGAGAACAGTTTGCCACCTCTCCAAAGGGAGCAAACAATTGAGCTACATCTTCCTGCTCAGCGCGGAAGGGCAAATTGCCAACAAAAATACTCACTTGACTTTTGGACCTAAAGAAATGGACCTAATTGGACCAGAAATAACATTTCAGAGTTTATAACTCAAAGAAGAATCATTTAACCTCTGCCTCAGTAGGGTAAACCCGCCAAAGCCATTTATTCAGTCTTTTAAAGAATCAATGTGATCACGCCAATACACCAACTGCTCTTGAACCCGATCAAAGCCAGTCCCTCCTTCACTAATTCTTGAAGCTACAACTTGCTTTGGAGCAAGCTTTTCAAAAATATCCTCGTTAATTGAAGCGTCTATTTTTTGCCATTGTTCAAAGCTAAGGTCTTTTAACAAAATTCCTTGCTCAAGAGAATCCTTCACTAATCGACCAACCTTTTGATATGCCTCTCTAAAAGGCACACCTTTTGCCACTAAATAATCTGCAACATCAGTCGCATTAGAAAAGTCAGATCGAACTGCAGAAGCAAGTCTTTCGGAACAAAACTCTAACCCTTCTTCAAAAAGAATTGACATGGCTTCTAAAGATGTTTTCACTGTAATAACTGTGTCAAATAATGCTTCTTTATCTTCTTGAAAATCCTTGTTATACGCCAAAGGAAGTCCTTTTATCATCGTCAATAAACCCTGAAGATGTCCAAACACTCTTCCACATTTACCTCGAACTAATTCTGGAACATCAGGATTCTTTTTTTGAGGCATTAAACTACTTCCAGTGGCACATCGATCAGTTAAACGAACAAATGAAAACTCATCCGAAGCCCAAAAAATTACTTCCTCAGCCAAACGACTTAAATGTGCCATGACTAAAGAAATAGCTGCCGTAAACTCAACTGCAAAATCACGATCACTAACAGCATCCAAACTATTTAAATAAATTTTTGCAAAACCTAAAGATTTTGCAGTAGAACGACGGTCTATTGGAATTGAAGTACCAGCCAAGGCAGCTGCCCCAAGTGGAGAAATGTTTACTCTTTTTCTAACATCTAACAAACGCTCTCTATCTCTTTGCAGCATTTCAATATAAGAAAGTAAATGATGAGCAAGAGATAAAGGTTGTGCACGTTGAAGATGTGTGTAGCCAGGAATCAAAGTATCAAGATGATTTTCTGACTGAACCAATAAGGCAACTTGCAACCGTTCTAAAGATAAATCAAGTTCATCTATACGGCGTCTTAACCAAAGCCTTATATCAGTGCCTACTTGATCATTACGACTCCGGCCAGTATGAAGTTTTTTACCAACAGAACCAACCAATTCTATTAGGCGTCTTTCCACTGCAAAGTGAACATCCTCATCAACAACGCTGACCTTAAATTTGCCCTCAGAAGCTTCTGCACGAATTCTTTCAAGGCCATCTACAAGCTTTTTTGTCTCGTCTTGAGAAATTACTTCACATTCCCCCAACATCTCTGCATGAGCAATCGATCCATCCAAATCTTCCTCTAAAAGAGTGATATCAAAAAATATTGAAGCATTAAAACGCTGAATAGCTGGGTTTAACCCATTTGAGAACCTATCGCTCCAAGCCTTAACCAACTTACCTATAAGCAACCTTTCCTAATAAAGCAGTTTGCTTCCAAATTGTCAGGTAAAAAAATTATTCAATAATAGGAAGAGTCAATTCATCATTGACCTTTAAAAGAACCATCGAAGCATCATCTTCTAACTGATGATCAATTCCAACAAAATGATCTAGTCGCGCAAAAAGCTTATTCAATATTTCTTGTGCTCCTAAACCATTTCTACAAGATTCCTCCAAACTTTTTATTAAACGTGGTTCATCAAAGCGATCGCCAGCAATACCAGGCGCTTCAGTTACACCATCGGTGTAATACAAAAGCACATCACCAGGTTCAAGAGTTATTGAACCACACCCATAATTTGCATCAAATTGCAGACCTATCAAAAGGCCAGGAGCATCCAAACGAGAAATACTTCTCTGTTCCGCTCTCCACAATAAGGGCGGATTATGTGCTGCGTTTGCATAACGCAACCTACGCGTACAGGGATCGAAATCTGAATAAAAAAGGGTTATGAAGCGATGAGAATGCTCCAAATCCACTTGGGCTAATTGGTTGAGATCATGAAGAATGCGATCTGGAGGTAATCCACTCAAAACTTCTGCTCTCAACATTCCACGAAGCATTGTCATTAAAAGCCCGGCTGGAACTCCTTTGCCCATGACATCACCAATAACTAAAGCCCAACGCCCTTTTTCTCTTGTCTTCCCAATCAGCTCTGGTCGAGTAGACATAAAATCGTAATAATCACCACCTACTTGAAAGGCTGGTCTACAACGAGCCGCTAATTGGACTCCTTCAATTTCAGGACACCGATCAGGCAACAATTGAGCTTGAATCTCAGCGCCAATACTTAATTGCCTATCAACACTCTCATGGCGACGAATTTCTTGAAGAGTCTGATCATTTTCAATTGCTACCCCCGCAAGATCTGCAACCAATTGCAAATGGCGCCGGTGTACTTCACTTAATGAAACAGCACCCTGGGTATCAAAAACATATAAACGCCCTCTTTGTTTGCCGCGTGCAACTAAAGAAGTTGCAAAAATGTTGGCTTTAGACATATGACGTTGTACTAAACGATCCAAATCAACCAACTGTGTTGGATCTGAACCAAAGCCAATGCTTAAACCGCCTTCCAAAGAAGCAATTTGCCTCAACAACTCTTGATTTTGATCAAAAGGCAGCGCTTGTATTTGCTCTCTCCAAAGACGACCATCAGCTTGAAAAGGTACCAACAAAGCTCCTTCTACGCCAACCAAACGAGAAGCTACAACTGGAACCAATTCAAGAAATCTGTGTAAGTTAGTAAAACTTCTGAGAGCAAAGCCCAAAGAAGACAACAATTCCTGATTACACCGCTGCTCAGTGGACAAACTATCCAACAATTCTCTAAATGAATCAGAGGCAGAATGAGCTTTCTGATTACTTTGAATCGACGCTTTTGATTGTGACCTTGATCGATTATTACTCACTGCAACCTCAATGCAGAAGTAAAAATGTAGCAAAAATTTTTAGACACCCACTGCAAATAAGTCACCGTTTTGCTAATAAAGCTTCTACAAATTCAAAACTTTTAAAAGGTCTCAGATCCCTTATTCCTTCTCCAGCACCAATAAATCTAATAGGTAGTTTTGCTTCAGACGAAACTGCTAATGCAACCCCACCGCGAGAGGTACCATCAAGCTTGGTAATAACAACTCCTGTCAAATCTGCTGACTTAGCAAATGCCATTGCTTGACGAAGTCCGTTTTGACCTTGACTAGAATCAAGTACTAATAAGGATTCAACTTTAGCTTCAGGAGCAAGACGATCAATAATTCGCCTAACTTTCTGCAACTCCTCCATCAAGTTATGTTTTGTTTGTAATCGCCCAGCTGTATCTACAAAAAGTAAATCAACTCCTTTAGATTTTGCAGCACCAATTGCATCAAAAACCACAGCTGCTGGATCTGCATTTGCAGTTGTATTTGCAATGACTGAAATACCACTCCGATCACCCCATATCTTGACTTGCTCAACAGCAGCAGCTCGAAAAGTATCTGCTGCTGCAATCAAAGCAGAATAACCACTCCTAACTGCAAGATTCGCCAACTTTCCAAGAGTCGTAGTTTTGCCAACTCCATTAACACCTACAAGTAACCAAATATTTAAATTCCCCTTTTCAGGAACAAGCAAATCCGAACCACTTAATTTGATAGGAGTATCTAGCAATTCACAAAGTTTTTCTTTAAGAAAACGTAAGCCTTCATTAGCATCTACAACCTCTTCATTCAAACGCCGTCGAAGAGCCTCAAGGATTTGATCAGTTGCTTCAACTCCTGCATCAGCTCTTAATAATAATGTTTCTAAATCATCAACCACTTCAGGAGTAAGAGGATCATCTCCAAGCTTTTCTAATAAACCTGCAACAAAACTCTGACGAGACTTCTCTAATCCCTTGCGCAGTCGACCAAGCCAATCAAGTTCTTCCAAAGAGACTTCTTCTGCTTTACGGCCTTGGGCTGCAAGCACCTCTGCAGACCATGTAAAAACTTCTTCAAAGTCATCAGATTTTGAATTATCTGTTGATAAAGAAGAATTAGAAGGCTCGATTTCTTTAGATGAATCAATAAGTTCTTCATTCAAATCTTTTGAAACTTTTTTGGATGACTCTGTAAAAACTTGGGCTGAAAAATCATGAACATCAATTACATCAGAGTCGAGCTTCTTTTCTAACTCTTGCTGTTCTTTCAACTTGGCAAAAGCATCTTTTGCCCATTGCAGTGAATCTTGCTCAGCAGAAATCAATGGACTAGAAACATCCTTTTCATTTTCAACAGGATGATCCACAGATTCAATATTTTTTCGCTTAAATTCGTCGTAAATCATTCTGGAAAAGAAACATTGCAAGCATTTAGTAATCTTCTTAACACACCATTAATCATGCGCCGACCTTGATCATCGCTATAGCGGTTAGCAAGCTCCACAGCTTCATTACAAGCGACAGCAGCAGGTGTATGCAAATGATTCAAATCTACAAATGCAAGTCTCAATATGTCTCTATCAATACGAGGCAGTCTTTTTAATCTCCACCCTTCCATCACAGAATCAAGCCCAGCATCAATATTGATACGTTCTTCAAAGACCAAGCTCACTCGTTGCATAGCACTCATGCGAATTGCTTCTTGATCACTAAGAACTAACAAGCGTGGAAATTCCAAACTTGCAGAAATAGCATTCAAAACATGTTCCGCCTCATTTAAACCAGTAGTTAAATGATTACGTATTCGTTCAACTGAATTTTTATCCAAATCTTGTAATCCAGTTTCCAGCAAATGTTGATGCGCTTTTTCCAGGTGTCCAGCAGAAGAATCCAATCCTTCACGACAATGTTCCATCAAGCTATTTAAAGCCTTATTTAAAAGGCCTTCCAATGGTAAGGACTCTAAATCTTGAATCTTATTTTCAGGAATCTGACCCAAAACCAAAAGAGCCATTTCTCTAGCAATAGACCTGGTTTGAATCATCTCAACAAAAACATTCAACAAACCTAATCAACTTTGAGATGAAGCTGAAGGGGTTGCTGCAGTCGCTCTCAACTGAGCAAACAGACTGGAAGAACTCCGATTTGTTGACGCCTCACGCTCATCAGGATTAACTATTCCAGCAGAAATAATAGTTCTAAAAGCATCCTCCACTGAAATATTTAAATCCTTAACAGAAGACTCTGGAACCAGTGTGTACCAACCAGTCGTAGGGTTGGGAGCAGTTGGAATAAAAACGCTTAGTAATGGTTCATCCAACTCAGGTTGTAGAGAAGGACCGACCAAACCAGTAACAAAGCCGACACTAAATAAACCTTCACGAGGGTATTCAACCAAAACAACCCTCCGAAACCTTGTCGAGTTATCTCTCAAGAAGGTCTCCAAAAGTTGCTTAAGAGTTTTATAAACCGAACCAGCGAAAGGAATACGA comes from Prochlorococcus sp. MIT 1307 and encodes:
- a CDS encoding YbaB/EbfC family nucleoid-associated protein codes for the protein MAAFGLPNFGQLTEAFRKAQQIQQDAQKLQEELEALELEGNSKNGKVSVWLSGNQEPVRVQIEPSLLTEGQEATEQAILEALQAAYENSTTTMKTKMEELTGGLNLNLPGMNDEN
- the rsgA gene encoding ribosome small subunit-dependent GTPase A, whose amino-acid sequence is MALDELTQFKGIVVSIKANYYIVEIDFSKLQPFSVDGLILDQNIRLLCTLRRRLTHHGDTIYVGDIVFVESIDWSSHRAVISSLEPRESFLSRPAVANVTDVFVFLSVKNPLLDFEQASSFLLTAEKSSLRVGLILSKSDLVNAAQLNQLIMRITGWGYNAIPVSVENGQGLDTFKSQLKSTKLAVLCGPSGVGKSSFLKYLLPNESIVTGKLSVKLQRGRNTTRNVQLYAIEKDIFIADTPGFSMPNLLISPIKLQTLFPELRCQLKGTICRFRDCLHRDEPGCGIDKNWERYSQYRKLLEEMISSHHSCRVS
- a CDS encoding sulfurtransferase TusA family protein, with product MIPSAPASRAVLDLRGTPCPVNFVRCRLAIEDLSPKDCLEVLLDIGEPEEIVMAGLKNEGHCVEVLHKQSTWVRLLVICGAR
- the dnaJ gene encoding molecular chaperone DnaJ; translation: MADFYEQLGVSRDADGDTLKRAYRRLARQYHPDINKDPGAEDRFKEIGRAYEVLGDPQTRARYDQFGEAGLGGGGGMPDMGDMGGFADLFETFFSGFGGAGASGARSQRRGPQQGDDLRYDLTIEFQQAVFGQEREIKIPHLETCDSCRGTGARAGSGPTNCSTCGGAGQVRRATRTPFGSFTQVAECPGCSGTGQVIADPCGACGGQGVKQVRKKLRINIPAGVDTGTRLRVSGEGNAGVRGGPSGDLYVFLKVKNHPKLRRDGLTIHTEVNISYLQAILGDTIQVDTVDGPETLEIPIGTQPNSVLTLENKGIPKLGNPVARGNQSVVVNVTLPKRFSEEERILLEKLAAHYSAKGPQNHHHNSGLFSRLFGQNG
- the grpE gene encoding nucleotide exchange factor GrpE, producing the protein MSEEVSASSQESSNHGSEASEGADIHLNADDEPGNTSDVKIGTEQGQHNNIHDLGEDSSAADADNSDEKLSQPADNEARLQQLEKEHDTLRSQYVRIAADFDNFRKRQSRDQDDLRLQLTCSTLSAILPVVDNFDRARQQLDPQGEEAQALHRSYQGLYKQLVDVLKQLGVAPMRVVGQLFDPTLHEAVLREPSDEHSEDIVVEELQRGYHLNGRVLRHALVKVSMGPGPQDEKPDPSVETSKEVPTSLDEDSQAEES
- a CDS encoding NAD(P)/FAD-dependent oxidoreductase, with the protein product MSSMTAQDPQVNAIAITELPLLSSHQIDLIVIGGGPAGFMGAITAAENGLDSVCVLESTAKTLEKVRISGGGRCNVTHECWEPNELVTNYPRGHLPLLGSFSRFATGDVVDWFKRKGLELITEEDGRMFPVSNSSFEVVSCLRNAAVAAGVNCFTKSSVIRVEYLPEKGFLVYLQDSQILETQRVLVATGGHPSGRKIASCLGHTVFMPVPSLFSLSLEENFLKNCSGLSLKNVRLKLLSGGKSFYQTGPVLITHWGLSGPAILKLSAFAAHELNKDTYKARLQVNWINESSDFVNDLFKKFRYKAARSTLANAKPFKELPTRLWRILLQQSRINIDIRWSDVSSLQQQRLCNNLLFNYYSVCGRGPYGEEFVTAGGVKLAEVNFATMESRLLPGLYFAGEILDVDGVTGGFNFQHCWTSGWLAGRAIANSCCN
- the msrB gene encoding peptide-methionine (R)-S-oxide reductase MsrB → MKRVLLFVNRRFFVMGLFTSIFGLLLKPFNALAASKAGDASWSLSNADWRKRLSAPVYKVLREEGTEPPFSSLLNDEKRVGTFFCAGCDAPLFSSSTKFESGTGWPSFWDSLPNSIATKVDYKLIVPRTEYHCLRCGGHQGHVFNDGPRPTGKRYCNNGVALTFQPSN
- the dusA gene encoding tRNA dihydrouridine(20/20a) synthase DusA, with the protein product MVNKSSLLSIKAQRFSVAPMLDCTDSHFRVLMRLISRKAFLYTEMVVANALHHTNRRERLLNFNPIEHPLALQIGGDDPKLLSEAAQLGEAWGYDEINFNVGCPSQRVQAGNFGASLMANPDQVARCVEAMTKGSKIPVTVKHRIGIDNLDSDELLKRFVNKVASAGATRFVVHARKAWLKGLNPKQNRTIPPLQYDRVVKLKKQNPNLEIELNGGLDTPNDCLKALKIFDGAMVGRAAYAHPLLWKKIDEIIYKEPPRFINASGVIRALIPHTQSHLDKGGKLWDVARHILQLVEGVPGARTWRRELGIKGQKAKAEINILEEAAQQLEDAGL
- a CDS encoding RNA-binding protein, producing MSIFVGNLPFRAEQEDVAQLFAPFGEVANCSLPLERDTGRKRGFAFVEMADETAEAAAIEALQGTEMMGRPLRINKAEPRGSAPRRGGYGGGGGYGGGYGGGGQGGYGGGGQGGYGGGGYGGGGQGGYGGGGQGGYGGGGYGGGGQGGYGGGGQGGYGGGGQGGYGGGGQGGYGGGGQGGYGGGGYGGGGQGGYGGGGQGGQGSGERTSGAKGWEDRSYGGSSNSDSSDRDDGRSRRRRGTAPGANDFSGDENTDYGGAEG